The Pithys albifrons albifrons isolate INPA30051 chromosome 13, PitAlb_v1, whole genome shotgun sequence genome has a segment encoding these proteins:
- the LOC139677800 gene encoding mesoderm posterior protein 1-like has translation MAYSTAPGHALPATAPLQDWGCRGPPDTLGYSSSSPAASPDSCGLASPAAARGPCRGHAAPRPRGRKGARGSGGPGVPRQSASEREKLRMRRLAQALLRLRHYLPPALAPAGHTLTKIETLRLATRYIAHLSALLGLGRAEPATRHCPLCPRGLGCCQDTDPRDASSPGTVGWGSPPMSATPSELHGAPGMGMGPWGSPPYTPATGIPPEVLGVSHIAMETLGSPPYIPAVGTPPELHGAVASTASPWLTPPYCGGAGPLPDLPGDPLLDAGLALPEFIGSGTVTQDLSAELLSLLESVLPPQHRH, from the exons ATGGCTTACTCCACAGCCCCTGGCCACGCACTGCCGGCCACGGCTCCACTGCAGGACTGGGGCTGCCGCGGCCCCCCGGACACCCTGGGCTACAGCAGCAGCTCGCCTGCAGCATCGCCCGACTCCTGCGGCCTTGCgtcccccgccgccgcccggggCCCCTGCCGTGGGCacgccgccccccgcccgcggGGCAGGAAGGGGGCGCGGGGCAGCGGCGGCCCGGGGGTCCCGAGGCAGAGCGCCAGCGAGCGGGAGAAGCTGCGGATGCGGCGGCTGGCGCAGGCCCTGCTACGGCTGCGGCACTACCTGCCCCCCGCGCTGGCGCCCGCCGGGCACACCCTCACCAAGATCGAGACCCTGCGGCTCGCCACCCGCTACATCGCCCACCTCTCCGCCCTGCTGGGGCTCGGCCGGGCGGAGCCGGCCACCCGAcactgccccctctgcccccggGGGCTGGGATGCTGCCAGGACACGGACCCCCGTGATGCTTCGTCCCCCGGCACCGTGGGCTGGGGGTCACCTCCCATGTCGGCGACCCCCTCAGAGCTGCACGGGGCTCCTGGCATGGGGATGGGGCCGTGGGGGT CGCCTCCCTACACCCCTGCAACGGGGATTCCCCCAGAGGTGCTCGGAGTCTCCCACATCGCGATGGAGACCTTGGGGTCGCCCCCTTACATCCCTGCAGTGGGGACCCCCCCGGAGTTGCACGGGGCTGTTGCCTCCACCGCGTCCCCCTGGCTAACCCCTCCCTACTGTGGAGGGGCTGGGCCTCTCCCGGATCTCCCTGGTGACCCTCTCCTGGACGCGGGGCTGGCACTGCCGGAGTTCATTGGCTCAGGGACAGTCACCCAG gacctctctgcagagctgctctcgCTGCTGGAGTCGGTGCTTCCGCCACAGCACCGACACTGA
- the ANPEP gene encoding aminopeptidase N, with amino-acid sequence MAAGFFISKSVGIVAIVLGLGAVATIIALSVVYAQEKNKGTSPPGPNSTDGPGTTTTAAPNNPWNRWRLPGTLKPEIYEVSLQPFLTPDANNMYIFKGNSSVVFVCVEATDLILIHSNKLNYTMQGSFHATLQAEGSSSAPAITRTWLETRTQYLVVQLDAPLQPGQKYRLSSSFTGELADDLAGFYRSEYNESGTKQVVATTQMQAADARKAFPCFDEPAMKANFTVTLIHPSDYKAISNMPAKSSREQIIDGQSWNVTEFHTTPRMSTYLLAFIVSQFDYKQSDSGKVLIRIWGRPKAIAEGQADYALTVTGPILSFFEGHYKTPYPLPKSDQVGLPDFNAGAMENWGLVTYRENSLLFDDKYSSIGNKERVVTVIGHELAHQWFGNLVTLRWWNDLWLNEGFASYVEYLGADYAEPSWNIRDLMVLNEVYAVMATDALASSHPLSFREDEINTPAQISEVFDSIAYSKGASVLRMLSDFLSEDIFKEGLQSYLHTFAYNNTVYTDLWVHLQKAVEKNDVFLPDNVSNIMDRWTLQMGFPVVTVDTRTGTIKQAHFLLDPNSHVDRPSVFNYTWIIPITWMTSNGIVNDRYWLTQTTDTNNTFKVESPNWLLLNLDVSGYFRVNYNQENWNQLLNQLSTNHSAFPVINRAQIIDDAFNLARAKYVNVTLALSTTRFLSKETAYMPWQAALNNLKYFELMFDRSEVFGAMTKYIQNQVIPLFNHYKNITKDWENRPSDLMDQYNEVNAISTACSYGVSDCRNLSIQYLNLWRNNVSENPVPPNLRSAIYCSMVATGGEDTWNFLWERFKEAVVVSEADKLRTALACSSESWILNRYLEYTLDPTKIRKQDATSTINSIASNVVGQPLAWDFIRSNWRTLFSQYGGGSFSFSRLILSVTQRFNSEFELQQLEQFKKDNQDIGFGSGTRALEQALERTRANINWVEENKATVLSWFEGETR; translated from the exons ATGGCGGCCGGCTTCTTCATCAGCAAGAGTGTGGGCATCGTGGCCATTGTGCTGGGCCTGGGTGCCGTGGCCACCATCATAGCCCTCTCGGTGGTGTATGCCCAGGAGAAGAACAAGGGGACATCACCTCCAGGCCCCAACAGCACAGATGGCCCCGGCACCACCACTACTGCTGCCCCCAACAATCCCTGGAACCGCTGGAGGCTGCCAGGCACACTGAAGCCAGAGATCTATGaagtgtccctgcagcccttccTGACACCCGATGCCAACAACATGTACATCTTCAAGGGCAACAGCAGTGTGGTCTTTGTCTGTGTGGAAGCCACCGACCTCATTCTCATCCACAGCAACAAGCTGAACTACACTATGCAGGGCTCCTTCCATGCCACgctgcaggcagagggcagcagcagtgcccctgCCATCACCCGCACCTGGTTGGAGACACGCACCCAGTACCTGGTGGTGCAACTGGACGctcccctgcagcctggccaAAAGTACCGGCTGTCCAGCAGCTTCACTGGGGAGCTGGCCGATGACCTGGCTGGCTTCTACCGCAGCGAGTACAATGAGTCGGGCACCAA GCAGGTAGTGGCCACCACACAGATGCAGGCAGCGGATGCACGCAAAGCCTTCCCCTGCTTCGACGAGCCAGCCATGAAAGCCAACTTCACAGTGACACTGATCCACCCCTCTGATTACAAGGCCATTTCCAACATGCCCGCCAAGA GCAGCCGGGAGCAAATTATTGACGGGCAGAGCTGGAATGTTACAGAGTTTCACACCACCCCCAGGATGTCCACGTACCTGCTGGCATTCATTGTCAGTCAGTTTGACTACAAGCAGAGCGACTCAGGAAAAGTACTG ATTCGCATCTGGGGCCGCCCCAAGGCCATTGCCGAGGGCCAGGCTGACTATGCACTCACCGTCAccggccccatcctcagcttCTTTGAGGGACATTACAAAACGCCATACCCGCTCCCAAAGTCTG ACCAGGTTGGCCTCCCCGACTTCAATGCAGGCGCGATGGAGAACTGGGGGCTGGTGACCTACCGGGAGAACTCGCTGCTCTTTGATGATAAGTACTCCTCCATCGGCAACAAGGAGCGGGTGGTGACTGTTATTGGCCATGAACTGGCACACCAG TGGTTTGGGAACCTGGTGACGCTGCGGTGGTGGAACGACTTGTGGCTGAACGAGGGCTTTGCCTCATATGTGGAGTACCTGGGCGCTGATTATGCTGAACCCTCTTGGAACATT agagacctgatGGTGCTGAATGAGGTGTATGCGGTGATGGCGACAGACGCCCTGGCCAGTTCCCACCCGCTCTCCTTCCGTGAGGATGAGATCAACACACCAGCCCAGATCAGCGAAGTCTTTGACAGCATTGCCTACAgcaag GGAGCATCTGTGCTACGTATGCTCTCGGACTTCCTCAGCGAGGACATCTTCAAGGAGGGGCTACAG TCCTACCTGCACACCTTCGCCTACAACAACACCGTCTATACCGACCTTTGGGTCCATCTGCAAAAG GCAGTAGAGAAGAACGATGTCTTTCTGCCTGACAACGTCAGCAACATCATGGACCGCTGGACACTGCAGATGGGCTTCCCTGTGGTGACCGTTGACACCCGCACTGGCACCATCAAACAGGCACACTTCCTGCTGGATCCCAACTCCCACGTGGACAGACCCTCTGTGTTCAA CTACACCTGGATCATCCCCATCACCTGGATGACGAGTAATGGCATTGTGAATGACAGGTACTGGCTGACCCAAACCACAG ACACCAACAACACATTCAAGGTTGAGAGTCCCAATTGGCTCCTGCTGAACCTCGATGTCAGTGGGTACTTCCGTGTCAACTACAACCAGGAGAACTGGAACCAGCTCCTCAACCAGCTCAGCACCAACCACAGT GCCTTCCCTGTGATTAACCGTGCCCAAATCATTGATGATGCCTTTAACCTGGCCAG AGCCAAGTACGTCAACGTGACCTTGGCCCTGAGCACGACACGGTTCCTGAGCAAGGAGACAGCGTACATGCCCTGGCAGGCAGCGCTCAACAACCTCAAGTACTTCGAGCTGATGTTTGACCGCAGTGAGGTCTTTGGGGCCATGACG aAATACATCCAGAACCAGGTGATTCCTCTCTTCAACCACTACAAGAACATCACCAAAGACTGGGAGAACAGACCCAGTGACCTGATGGACCA GTACAATGAGGTCAATGccatcagcactgcctgctcctaTGGCGTCTCTGACTGCCGAAACTTGTCCATCCAATACTTGAACCTGTGGCGGAACAATGTCAGCGAGAACCC GGTTCCCCCAAACCTGCGCTCGGCCATCTACTGCAGCATGGTGGCCACAGGTGGGGAGGACACATGGAATTTCCTCTGGGAGAGGTTCAAGGAGGCCGTTGTGGTGTCTGAGGCTGATAAGCTCCgcacagccctcgcctgcagCTCCGAATCCTGGATCCTTAACCG GTACCTGGAGTACACCCTTGACCCCACAAAGATCAGGAAGCAGGATGCTACCTCCACCATCAACAGCATTGCCAGCAACGTggtggggcagcccctggccTGGGACTTCATCCGTAGCAACTGGAGGACTCTCTTCAGCCA GTATGGAGGtggctccttctccttctcccgCCTGATTTTATCTGTGACCCAGCGTTTTAACTCTGAGTTTGAGCTGCAGCAG ctggagcagttCAAGAAAGACAACCAGGACATTGGGTTTGGGTCGGGGACGCGGGCGCTGGAGCAGGCACTGGAGAGGACCCGTGCCAACATCAACTGGGTAGAGGAGAACAAGGCGACAGTGCTGAGCTGGTTTGAGGGTGAGACCAGATAA
- the LOC139677984 gene encoding gonadotropin-releasing hormone receptor-like, which produces MSVSPAMAWLGDAGQDTPDGGRGHADADPAAGNASMVPSEQGCTWSAPDENSEEPLSLPTFSPAAQVRVAVTFALFALSAGCNLAVLRVVGGRGGGRRPHIRLLLRHLAAADLLVTVAVMPLDAIWNITLQWRAGDLACRLLMYLRLLAMYASAFVTVVISLDRQAAILRPLAIARACARNRTMLHAAWILSAGLALPQLFLFRTVTLRPPHNFTQCTTRGSFPQPWHETLYNMVGFACLFLLPLLIMVCCYTRILLEISRRMGSGLFSSRDASLWCSRNNIPRARLRMLQMSLVIVSSFILCWTPYYLLGLWHWFCPRSVEKRVSSALTHILFIFGLFNACLDPIIYGLFTIPLRGGWGCPCGRGPQLQPPSPATGSFRSSLPPKRGVPGVRGSWGAAADATRHSSSL; this is translated from the exons ATGAGCGTCAGCCCTGCTATGGCCTGGCTGGGAGATGCTGGGCAGGACACCCCAGATGGAG GAAGGGGCCACGCAGATGCAGACCCTGCAGCGGGAAACGCCAGCATGGTGCCCTCTGAGCAGGGCTGCACCTGGAGCGCCCCTGATGAGAACAGCGAGGAGCCGCTGAGCCTGCCCACCTTCTCCCCCGCCGCCCAGGTGCGTGTGGCCGTCACCTTCGCGCTCTTTGCCCTCTCAGCCGGCTGCAACCTGGCGGTGCTGCGGGTGGTGGGGGGCCGGGGGGGTGGCCGGCGCCCCCACATCCGCCTGTTGCTGCGACATTTGGCCGCCGCCGACCTGCTGGTGACAGTGGCGGTGATGCCGCTGGACGCCATCTGGAACATCACGCTGCAGTGGCGGGCGGGCGACCTCGCCTGCCGCCTGCTGATGTACCTGCGACTGCTGGCCATGTACGCCTCTGCCTTTGTCACCGTGGTCATCAGCCTGGACCGGCAGGCTGCCATCCTGCGCCCGCTGGCCATTGCCCGCGCCTGCGCCCGCAACCGCACCATGCTGCACGCCGCCTGGATCCTCAGCGCGGGGCTGGCGCTGCCACAG CTGTTCCTGTTCCGCACGGTCACCCTGCGCCCCCCCCACAACTTCACCCAGTGCACCACGCGCGGCagcttcccccagccctggcacgaGACCCTCTACAACATGGTGGGCTTCGCCTGCCTCTTCCTGCTGCCGCTGCTCATCATGGTCTGCTGCTACACCCGCATCCTGCTGGAGATCTCCCGCCGGATGGGTTCTGGCCTCT TCTCCTCGCGGGATGCGTCTCTGTGGTGCTCCAGGAACAACATCCCACGGGCTCGGCTGCGGATGCTGCAGATGAGCCTGGTCATCGTCTCCTCCTTCATTCTCTGCTGGACCCCCTATTACCTACTGGGGCTCTGGCACTGGTTCTGTCCCCGTTCTGTGGAGAAGAGGGTCTCGTCTGCCCTCACCCACATCCTCTTCATCTTTGGCCTCTTCAATGCCTGCCTGGACCCCATCATCTACGGGCTCTTCACCATCCCCCTCCGgggaggctggggctgcccctgcgGGCGTGgcccccagctgcagccccccTCTCCAGCCACCGGCTCCTTCCGCTCCTCCCTGCCACCCAAGCGGGGAGTCCCGGGGGTGCGGGGGTCCTGGGGGGCTGCTGCTGATGCCACCCGCCATAGCAGCTCCCTGTGA